DNA from Mycolicibacterium alvei:
CGGTTGCCATCTGGAAGCGCAGGTTGAACAGCTCTTCCTTGGACTCGCGCAGCTTTGCCGTCAACTCGGTGTCGGACAGTTCACGCAGCTCACCAGGAGTAGTTCCCACTGCCATCAGAACTGCTCCTCTCGACTCACGATGCGTGCCTTGATCGGCAGCTTGTGGATTGCGCGAGTCAGTGCTTCCTTGGCGATCTTCTCGTCGGGGTAGCTGATCTCGAACAAAATGCGGCCCGGCTTGACGTTGGCAATCCACCACTCCGGCGAACCCTTACCGGAACCCATGCGGGTCTCGGCAGGCTTCTTGGTCAGCGGGCGGTCCGGGAAGATGTTGATCCAGACCTTGCCGCCACGCTTGATGTGCCGGTTGATGGCGATACGAGCGGACTCGATCTGCCGGTTGGTGATGTAGGCGTGGCCGAGGGCCTGGATGCCGTAGTCACCGAAGCTCACCGACGTGCCACCGCTGGCGATGCCGCGCTGGCGCGGGTGATGCTGCTTGCGGTGCTTGACCTTACGGGGAATCAGCATGGTTTAGCTCTCCGTGCTCTCAGCGGCCGGCGCAGCCTCGACAGCAGCGGCCTGCGGAGTAGTGACTGCAGCGGCGTCGTCCCCACCCGTCGCAGCGCGGCCGGCCTCAGTGCTCGTCGCCGTGGTGCCCGAGGAACCGCTACGACGCGGCCGGGTACCCGACGGACGCTCACGACGCGGCCGGTCGCTGGCCGGTGCGGCGGCGGTCAGCTCACGCTTGCCACCGACGATGTCGCCCTTGTAGATCCACACCTTCACGCCGATCCGACCGAAGGTGGTCTTGGCCTCGTAGAGGCCGTAGTCGATGTCCGCGCGCAGCGTGTGCAGCGGAACCCGGCCCTCGCGGTAGAACTCCGAGCGGCTCATCTCAGCACCACCGAGGCGGCCCGAGCACTGCACCCGGATGCCCTTCACGTTGGGCTGGCGCATGGCCGACTGGATCGCCTTGCGCATCGCGCGGCGGAACGCCACACGGTTGCTCAGCTGCTCGGCCACACCCTGAGCGACGAGCTGTGCCGTCGACTCGGGGTTCTTCACCTCGAGGATGTTCAGCTGAACCTGCTTGCCGGTCAGCTTCTCCAGGTCGGCACGGATGCGGTCGGCTTCGGTGCCACGGCGACCGATGACGATGCCGGGACGCGCGGTGTGGATGTCAACGCGGACCCGGTCCCGGGTGCGCTCGATCTCCACGTCGGCGATGCCGGCGCGCTCAAGACCCGTAGCCAGCAGACGCCGGATGGCGACGTCTTCCTTCACGTAGTCCTTGTACTGCTTGTCGGCGTACCACCGGGACTTCCACTCGGTGGTGATACCGAGCCGGAAGCCGTGGGGATTGATCTTCTGGCCCACTACTCCGAGCCTCCCTTCGTCTCGGCCGTGCCCTTCACGGCGGCGGCCTTGCTGCCCTGTGCACGACGGCTGCGGGCCGAGGCGGCGGGCGCACCCTTCTGCTTGGGCGGACGGCTCTCCACGATCACCGTGATGTGGCTGGTGCGCTTGCGGATCCGGAACGCACGCCCCTGGGCACGCGGACGGATGCGCTTGGCGGTCGGACCCTCATCGGCGTGGATGGTCGCAACCACCAGCGTCGTCGGGTCCAAGCCCTCGTTGTTCTGCGCGTTGGCGGCAGCGCTCGCGATCACCTTGGCGACCGTCTCGCTGGCACCCTGCGGCGCCCACCGCAAGATGTCGAGGGCTTGCTCGACGCTCTTGCCGCGGACCAGGTCGATGACACGACGGGCCTTGCTCGCCGAGACACGCACGAAACGTGCCTGCGCCATCGCGGATGGGTATTCAGTGACTGTGGTACTCATCGCCGCTTGCTCTTCCGGTCGTCCTTGATGTGACCCTTGAAGGTGCGCGTCGGGGCGAATTCGCCCAACTTGTGCCCGACCATCGCCTCGGTGACGAACACCGGGACATGCTTGCGGCCGTCATGCACCGCAAAGGTATGCCCGATGAAGTCGGGGAGGATGGTCGACCGACGCGACCAGGTCTTGATGACCTGCTTGGTGTTTTTGTCGTTCTGAACGTCGACCTTCTTGAGAAGATGACCGTCGACGAACGGACCCTTTTTGAGACTACGAGGCATCGCTGCTACTCCTTCCGCTGCCTAGCGCTTGTTCTTGCCGGTGCGCCGGCGACGGACGATGAGCTTGTCGCTCGGCTTGTTGGGCTTGCGGGTGCGGCCCTCAGGCTTACCCCACGGGCTGACCGGATGGCGGCCACCAGAGGTCTTACCCTCACCACCACCATGCGGGTGGTCGACCGGGTTCATCACGACACCACGGACGGTCGGGCGCTTGCCCTTCCACCGCATACGGCCGGCCTTACCCCAGTTGATGTTGGCCTGCTCCTTGTTGCCGACCTCGCCGACGGTGGCGCGGCAGCGCACGTCGACGCGGCGGATTTCACCGGACGGCATGCGCAGCGAGGCGTAGGTGCCTTCCTTGCCCAGCAACTGGATGCTGACACCGGCAGAGCGGCCCATCTTGGCACCGCCACCGGGCCGCAGCTCCACAGCGTGGATCACGGTACCGGCGGGGATGTTGCGCAGCGGCAGGCTGTTGCCCGGCTTGATGTCGGCGTTCGGCCCCTGCTCGATCACGTCGCCCTGCTTCAGGCCCTGGGGCGCGATGATGTAGCGCTTCTCGCCGTCCAGGTAGTGAAGCAGCGCGATGTTCGCGGTGCGGTTGGGGTCGTACTCGATGTGCGCAACCTTGGCGTTGACGCCGTCCTTGTCATGGCGACGGAAGTCGATGACGCGGTAGGCACGCTTGTGGCCACCACCCTTGTGCCGGGTGGTGATCCGGCCGTGGGCGTTACGACCACCCTTGCCGTGCAGCGGGCGAATCAGCGATTTCTCCGGAGTCGAACGAGTGATCTCGGCGAAATCGGAGACGCTGGCACCGCGACGACCCGGAGTCGTCGGCTTGTACTTGCGAATTCCCATATCAGTTAAATCCTCTTAGTTCCCGGCTTACGCCGGGGCTCCGAACAGTTCGATCGGCTTGCTGCCGGCGACCAGGGTGACGATGGCACGCTTGGTGTCCTTGCGCTTGCCGAAGCCCGAGCGGGTGCGCTTGCGCTTGCCCTGGCGGTTGGCGGTGTTCACCGAACTGACCTTGACGTCGAAGATCTTCTCAATGGCGATCTTGATCTGCGTCTTGTTCGAATCCGGGTGCACGACGAACGTGTACACGTTGTTCTCGATCAGCCCGTACGACTTCTCCGAGATGACCGGAGCCAGGATGATGTCGCGGGGGTCGGTCACGGTAGCCATCAGGCCGACACCTCCTCTTTCGTATTCGCAGCGATGTACGCGTTCAGCGCCTCGACGCTGAACACCAGATCGTCCGCACGGAGCACGTCGTAGGTGTTGAGCTGATCCGGCGAGATCACGTGCACACCAGGCAGGTTGCGGACGCTACGGGCGCCGACCTCATCGGTGCGGCCGATGACGACGAGAACCTTCTTGTTCTCGGTCAGGCTGCCCAGGAACGCCTTGGCGCTCTTGGTCGACGGGGTCTGACCCTCCACCAGTTCGGTGATCGCGTGGATCCGCTCGTTGCGGGCCCGGTCCGAGAGCGCACCGCGCAGGGCGGCGGCGATCATCTTCTTCGGGGTCCGCTGGCTGTAGTCGCGCGGCTGCGGGCCGTGCACGACGCCACCGCCGGTGAACTGCGGCGCACGGGTCGAGCCCTGACGAGCCCGGCCGGTGCCCTTCTGCCGGTACGGCTTCTTGCCGCCACCGGAGACCATGGCGCGG
Protein-coding regions in this window:
- the rplP gene encoding 50S ribosomal protein L16; translated protein: MLIPRKVKHRKQHHPRQRGIASGGTSVSFGDYGIQALGHAYITNRQIESARIAINRHIKRGGKVWINIFPDRPLTKKPAETRMGSGKGSPEWWIANVKPGRILFEISYPDEKIAKEALTRAIHKLPIKARIVSREEQF
- the rpsC gene encoding 30S ribosomal protein S3; protein product: MGQKINPHGFRLGITTEWKSRWYADKQYKDYVKEDVAIRRLLATGLERAGIADVEIERTRDRVRVDIHTARPGIVIGRRGTEADRIRADLEKLTGKQVQLNILEVKNPESTAQLVAQGVAEQLSNRVAFRRAMRKAIQSAMRQPNVKGIRVQCSGRLGGAEMSRSEFYREGRVPLHTLRADIDYGLYEAKTTFGRIGVKVWIYKGDIVGGKRELTAAAPASDRPRRERPSGTRPRRSGSSGTTATSTEAGRAATGGDDAAAVTTPQAAAVEAAPAAESTES
- the rplV gene encoding 50S ribosomal protein L22: MSTTVTEYPSAMAQARFVRVSASKARRVIDLVRGKSVEQALDILRWAPQGASETVAKVIASAAANAQNNEGLDPTTLVVATIHADEGPTAKRIRPRAQGRAFRIRKRTSHITVIVESRPPKQKGAPAASARSRRAQGSKAAAVKGTAETKGGSE
- the rpsS gene encoding 30S ribosomal protein S19, yielding MPRSLKKGPFVDGHLLKKVDVQNDKNTKQVIKTWSRRSTILPDFIGHTFAVHDGRKHVPVFVTEAMVGHKLGEFAPTRTFKGHIKDDRKSKRR
- the rplB gene encoding 50S ribosomal protein L2; its protein translation is MGIRKYKPTTPGRRGASVSDFAEITRSTPEKSLIRPLHGKGGRNAHGRITTRHKGGGHKRAYRVIDFRRHDKDGVNAKVAHIEYDPNRTANIALLHYLDGEKRYIIAPQGLKQGDVIEQGPNADIKPGNSLPLRNIPAGTVIHAVELRPGGGAKMGRSAGVSIQLLGKEGTYASLRMPSGEIRRVDVRCRATVGEVGNKEQANINWGKAGRMRWKGKRPTVRGVVMNPVDHPHGGGEGKTSGGRHPVSPWGKPEGRTRKPNKPSDKLIVRRRRTGKNKR
- the rplW gene encoding 50S ribosomal protein L23, with translation MATVTDPRDIILAPVISEKSYGLIENNVYTFVVHPDSNKTQIKIAIEKIFDVKVSSVNTANRQGKRKRTRSGFGKRKDTKRAIVTLVAGSKPIELFGAPA
- the rplD gene encoding 50S ribosomal protein L4 codes for the protein MTLKIDVKTPAGKKDGSVELPAALFDVEPNIALMHQVVNAQLAAKRQGTHATKTRAMVSGGGKKPYRQKGTGRARQGSTRAPQFTGGGVVHGPQPRDYSQRTPKKMIAAALRGALSDRARNERIHAITELVEGQTPSTKSAKAFLGSLTENKKVLVVIGRTDEVGARSVRNLPGVHVISPDQLNTYDVLRADDLVFSVEALNAYIAANTKEEVSA